The sequence CGCGCGCGATCCGCACCTCGTCACCGCCTGGCGCTCATGCGCCAAGCCGTTCCAGGTGATGCCGCTCCTCGTCTCGGGCGGCTTCGACAGGCTGGGATGGGGTTCCGAGGAGCTGGCGCTCGCCTGCGCGTCGCACGGCGGCGAGCCGGAGCACTTGGCCATCGCCGCGCGTATGCTCGGCTCCATTGGCCTCGAGGAGGGCGACCTGGCCTGCGGTCCGCACGAGCCGCTCTCGGCACGCGGCGCGCGGCTCTGGCGCGAGAGCGGTCAGCCGCTCACCCGCCTGCACAACAATTGTTCGGGCAAGCACTCGGCGATGCTCGCGCGCGCCGTCACGATGGGGTGGCCGACGCACGGCTATCAGCGCATCGAGCATCAGGTGCAGCGCTCGTGCGTGGGCGAGGTGGCGTGCTGGAGCGGCGTGCCGCTGGACGACATGGGCGTGGCGGTGGACGGCTGCGGCGCGGCGGTGATGATCCTCCCGCTCGACCGGATGGCGCTCGCCTACGCGCGCCTGGGCGCGGCCATCGCAGCGGGCGAGGAAGTGCCGGCGTGCATCGCCGCGGCCATCCGCGCGCACCCGCACCTGCTGGGCGGCACCGATCGGTTCGACACCGTCATCCTGCAGGAGACGGCGGGGCGAGT comes from Gemmatimonadaceae bacterium and encodes:
- a CDS encoding asparaginase, with protein sequence MRQLTLDVEVTRGDTVESRHRVHAAVVEGDELVAGARDPHLVTAWRSCAKPFQVMPLLVSGGFDRLGWGSEELALACASHGGEPEHLAIAARMLGSIGLEEGDLACGPHEPLSARGARLWRESGQPLTRLHNNCSGKHSAMLARAVTMGWPTHGYQRIEHQVQRSCVGEVACWSGVPLDDMGVAVDGCGAAVMILPLDRMALAYARLGAAIAAGEEVPACIAAAIRAHPHLLGGTDRFDTVILQETAGRVIAKVGAEGVHTVMIPERRIGFAVKVEDGAIRAQHAAVVAMLQQLDVLPELPPALARYARKAIKNTRGEVVGELRMA